One part of the Syngnathus acus chromosome 17, fSynAcu1.2, whole genome shotgun sequence genome encodes these proteins:
- the LOC119137029 gene encoding uncharacterized protein LOC119137029 isoform X6 has protein sequence MEPCVMKPEAKKKTKPTKLPPWPPEPPNDAEKSDKPIPAVPPRPKHSELSQTQYHLKRLAVDGEGQRNVTQRETKENKTETPVPPPRQAKQERNQTTRHVQGNSDDKQISVKSVQSDAASDIKKTTKLRKSLKDKKASFIVSNSHLTDDQDRGDDIPDKHAASAKPGVLKGMMKHLKSTPKVGGGGGSGEALLDQNKEEASQEKERMASDKVKQDKSAESKQDFGGRFAGMFRKPPLVAVGKMDGDSEESEEDEKQSYAGIFNGVFKKKPPEEAQLDEEEEQPGPRDDLSDSSDDLSQKASEEKGGFFSAILRKTPKEVAPKQDSKEPRDDLSGSTDSLSDNKEKAGLFGGFFKKATKAAQPDQGESVDKRLSASAEDLSEGKPGQDKDRGLFGVFQKKTPKGERDASPDGEEDNDKEDKGQVTTTAVGGDNAAEKSVAKDKNLFSNMFKKPQKPAEGDKEAEVKSEVTPSGSTENLSENIRKAKKGGGLAGIFKRSYSNDNLLDEDKEKSSSNDNLAESTTVKEKSIFSGIFKKAPKAADEVTLQESNGDDKKKLLSDSNEKLTEETGPKEKTGGLAGMFRKSPKPAPRSIAIKDPLSDDNLDESAKMDDLSGDELSGTTVNLEAATAKEKKGGFAGIFKRTPKTADKQQDNEDNKEDAAPPSGGGLRRRRTIKKKRRVVSFRVKTTLPKMTKRNTSSQEKIPIIEESMEMEEMMPAQQSTVEVQPVEMAAYPIEGNPLDSEEENDGLMDWWKNVEGWAEWNNFQEDEEEMAMEEAADRVYMAARLFVRLFNQRGASLQHCILELLALADAADYFHKKTISAAVGGGVASVAGSLTTITGLILAPFTFGASIIVTAVGIGVATAGSITSATANITDAVHSNMDRKKVEKMIQDYQEQIKDIRECMEFVQEGIDTLQEWDFEKYTQSTAKKALNHNIKHVVKEGGRAGKALMINTDKLISTVQVLGAGAGAAKAAQAISVTTGVMSALFLALDVFFLAKDSHELRKGAKTKFASKIRDVCKELQDGLLELNKVKTQLQKTMDGIEVEEYEEIQEVEEEVDDDDDDDLESDPKKLAELEQELDLMEEKLDKKIEEGKITAKEGDSKKTKEEMTKKDKVDKETENRMAAWKEKQEKEAASLKKVEEKPKTKDSKKTEREGSHRVEGKDVPGRTDTKGGEDEGKESLGKMEGSKRKPQHQQSHSGTPEGRVDVVAQRAGQERGSSGQSKMTDDIQAKDWRTETTASRDGWDTHGRSNERRGSHRSQESSRMDERTSASQRRAEEDKKQMSRIESARKKFQTGHEEHGGSSSESHRRASDKTGTDQERRGSDHRRRASDREQKHSHRGSRHPSVLPDDGYLDI, from the exons ATGGAGCCGTGCGTGATGAAGCctgaagcaaaaaagaaaaccaagccC accAAACTGCCTCCCTGGCCTCCCGAG CCTCCAAACGATGCAGAGAAGTCGGACAAGCCCATCCCTGCGGTGCCTCCGCGACCAAAGCACAGC gaacTGAGCCAAACGCAGTATCATTTGAAAAGATTAGCCGTGGATGGTGAG GGCCAGAGAAACGTGACACAAAGGGAGACGAAGGAGAACAAAACAGAAACTCCTGTGCCCCCACCGAGACAAGCAAAGCAG GAGAGGAACCAGACAACAAGACACGTTCAAGGCAACAGTGACGACAAGCAA ATTTCTGTCAAAAGCGTGCAATCAGATGCGGCCTCTGACATCAAGAAG ACAACCAAGTTGCGAAAAAgcctgaaagacaaaaaagcgTCATTCATTGTAAGCAAT AGTCATTTGACTGACGACCAGGACAGAGGTGACGACATTCCGGACAAACACGCCGCATCCGCCAAACCG GGCGTCTTGAAGGGCATGATGAAGCACCTCAAGTCCACACCCAAA gttggcggcggcggtggcagtGGCGAGGCACTTCTCGATCAGAACAAGGAGGAAGCGTCTCAGGAAAAAGAACGGATGGCCAGTGACAAAGTCAAACAGGACAAAAGTGCAGAATCCAAACAA gACTTTGGGGGTCGATTTGCTGGAATGTTCCGGAAACCTCCTTTGGTGGCG GTGGGGAAAATGGACGGCGATTCGGAGGAGAGTGAAGAAGACGAGAAACAATCTTACGCTGGAATTTTCAACGGGGTGTTCAAGAAGAAACCTCCAGAAGAGGCTCAGCTGGATGAGG aggaggagcagcCTGGTCCCCGTGACGACCTGTCAGACAGCAGCGACGATCTGTCCCAGAAGGCCTCCGAG GAAAAAGGAGGATTTTTCAGCGCAATCCTCCGAAAGACTCCCAAagaggtggcacccaagcag GATTCTAAAGAGCCCCGCGATGATCTGTCGGGCAGCACAGACAGTCTGTCAGACAATAAG GAAAAAGCAGGACTATTTGGTGGATTCTTTAAGAAGGCTACCAAAGCGGCTCAGCCTGACCAG GGTGAGAGCGTGGATAAAAGGTTGTCAGCCAGCGCCGAGGATTTATCTGAGGGCAAACCA GGTCAGGACAAAGATCGAGGGCTCTTTGGCGTCTTCCAAAAAAAGACCCCCAAAGGAGAGAGAGACGCCTCACcg GACGGTGAGGAGGACAATGACAAGGAGGACAAGGGACAGGTGACCACAACGGCAGTGGGTGGGGACAATGCGGCCGAGAAGAGCGTTGCCAAG gataAAAACCTTTTCAGCAACATGTTCAAGAAGCCTCAGAAGCCTGCAGAGGGCGATAAG GAAGCGGAGGTCAAGAGTGAAGTGACGCCATCCGGAAGCACTGAGAACTTGTCCGAGAATATCCGCAAG gcgaaaaaaggaggaggcctGGCGGGCATCTTCAAAAGATCCTATAGCAACGACAACCTGCTGGATGAG GACAAGGAGAAATCATCAAGTAATGACAATTTAGCAGAAAGCACCACTGTCAAG gaaaaaagtattttcagtGGTATATTCAAGAAAGCTCCAAAAGCAGCTGACGAGGTGACACTACAG GAGTCAAACGGTGATGACAAGAAGAAGCTCTTATCTGACAGCAATGAAAAGTTGACAGAAGAAACTGGACCAAAG GAAAAGACGGGAGGTTTGGCAGGAATGTTCAGAAAGTCACCCAAACCGGCGCCACGCTCCATCGCTATCAAG GATCCTCTTAGTGATGACAATCTGGATGAAAGTGCCAAG atggATGACTTGTCAGGAGACGAACTATCAGGCACTACTGTCAATCTTGAAGCTGCAACTGCTAAG GAGAAAAAAGGAGGCTTTGCTGGCATATTCAAGAGAACGCCCAAAACCGCTGACAAACAG CAGGACAATGAAGACAACAAGGAGGACGCGGCGCCACCCTCGGGTGGCGGACTGAGACGAAGGAGGACCATCAAGAAGAAACGACGA GTTGTATCTTTCAGAGTCAAGACGACCCTTCCCAAGATGACAAAACGCAACACATCATCGCAG GAAAAGATACCCATCATTGAGGAGAGCATGGAGATGGAGGAGATGATGCCAGCACAG CAGAGCACAGTGGAGGTCCAGCCAGTGGAAATGGCAGCATACCCAATCGAAGGAAACCCTCTGGACTCTGAGGAG gaGAATGACGGCCTGATGGACTGGTGGAAAAATGTTGAAG GTTGGGCCGAGTGGAACAATTTCcaagaagatgaggaggaaat GGCAATGGAGGAGGCGGCCGACCGTGTCTACATGGCAGCGCGACTCTTTGTGCGCCTTTTCAACCAGCGGGGGGCATCCTTGCAACACTGCATCCTTGAGCTGCTGGCCCTGGCCGACGCCGCCGACTACTTCCACAAAAAGACCATATCGGCAGCCGTCGGCGGAGGCGTGGCCAGCGTGGCCGGCAGCCTGACCACCATCACGGGGCTCATCCTGGCGCCGTTCACCTTTGGCGCCTCCATCATTGTCACGGCGGTAGGCATCGGCGTGGCCACGGCGGGCAGCATCACCTCGGCCACGGCCAACATTACAGACGCGGTCCACTCCAACATGGACCGCAAGAAGGTGGAGAAGATGATCCAGGACTACCAGGAGCAGATTAAAGACATTCGCGAGTGTATGGAATTTGTGCAGGAGGGCATCGATACTCTGCAGGAGTGGGACTTTGAGAAGTACACGCAGAGTACCGCTAAGAAGGCCTTGAACCACAACATCAAACATGTGGTGAAGGAAGGCGGCCGGGCTGGCAAGGCCCTCATGATAAACACCGACAAGCTCATTAGCACTGTTCAGGTGCTGGGTGCGGGGGCTGGAGCAGCCAAGGCTGCCCAAGCCATTAGCGTCACCACAGGGGTCATGTCGGCACTCTTCCTGGCCCTTGACGTCTTCTTCCTCGCCAAGGACTCCCATGAGCTGCGCAAAGGTGCCAAGACCAAATTCGCATCCAAGATCAGGGACGTGTGCAAGGAGCTACAGGACGGCCTCCTGGAGCTCAACAAGGTCAAGACGCAGCTGCAGAAGACCATGGACGGCATCGAGGTGGAGGAGTATGAGGAGATccaggaggtggaggaggaggtggacgacgacgacgacgacgacttGGAGTCGGATCCAAAGAAGCTGGCAGAACTGGAGCAAGAGCTGGACCTCATGGAGGAAAAACTTGACAAAAAGATTGAAGAGGGCAAAATCACAGCAAAGGAAGGGGATTCTAAGAAGACCAaggaagaaatgacaaaaaaggacaaagttgACAAGGAGACAGAGAACCGAATGGCAGCTTGGAAGGAGAAGCAGGAGAAAGAAGCAGCGTCGCTTAAAAAAGTAGAGGAGAAGCCCAAAACGAAGGACAGCAAAAAGACAGAACGGGAGGGAAGCCACCGAGTTGAGGGGAAAGACGTGCCGGGAAGAACAGACACAAAGGGCGGAGAAGATGAGGGGAAAGAATCGCTGGGCAAAATGGAGGGCTCCAAAAGGAAGCCACAACATCAGCAAAGTCACAGTGGGACTCCAGAAGGAAGAGTGGATGTCGTCGCCCAGCGGGCCGGTCAGGAGAGAGGAAGCAGTGgacaaagcaaaatgactGATGACATTCAAGCAAAGGATTGGAGGACAGAAACTACAGCAAGTCGTGATGGATGGGACACTCACGGTAGAAGCAATGAACGGAGGGGCTCGCACCGGAGTCAAGAATCCAGCCGGATGGACGAGAGGACGTCTGCCAGCCAGAGGAGGGCggaggaagacaaaaaacaaatgagccGAATAGAGAGCGCCCGCAAGAAGTTCCAGACAGGCCACGAAGAGCATGGAGGTAGTAGCTCAGAGAGTCACAGAAGAGCGAGTGACAAGACAGGGACTGAccaggagaggagaggaagtGATCACAGGAGGAGAGCAAGTGACAGAGAGCAGAAACACAGTCATCGAGGTTCTCGGCATCCCAGTGTCCTGCCCGATGATGGCTATTTAGATATTTAG
- the LOC119137029 gene encoding uncharacterized protein LOC119137029 isoform X7: MPLTDGGRNSSSSEMEPCVMKPEAKKKTKPTKLPPWPPEPPNDAEKSDKPIPAVPPRPKHSELSQTQYHLKRLAVDGEGQRNVTQRETKENKTETPVPPPRQAKQERNQTTRHVQGNSDDKQISVKSVQSDAASDIKKSHLTDDQDRGDDIPDKHAASAKPGVLKGMMKHLKSTPKVGGGGGSGEALLDQNKEEASQEKERMASDKVKQDKSAESKQDFGGRFAGMFRKPPLVAVGKMDGDSEESEEDEKQSYAGIFNGVFKKKPPEEAQLDEEEEQPGPRDDLSDSSDDLSQKASEEKGGFFSAILRKTPKEVAPKQDSKEPRDDLSGSTDSLSDNKEKAGLFGGFFKKATKAAQPDQGESVDKRLSASAEDLSEGKPGQDKDRGLFGVFQKKTPKGERDASPDGEEDNDKEDKGQVTTTAVGGDNAAEKSVAKDKNLFSNMFKKPQKPAEGDKEAEVKSEVTPSGSTENLSENIRKAKKGGGLAGIFKRSYSNDNLLDEDKEKSSSNDNLAESTTVKEKSIFSGIFKKAPKAADEVTLQESNGDDKKKLLSDSNEKLTEETGPKEKTGGLAGMFRKSPKPAPRSIAIKDPLSDDNLDESAKMDDLSGDELSGTTVNLEAATAKEKKGGFAGIFKRTPKTADKQQDNEDNKEDAAPPSGGGLRRRRTIKKKRRVVSFRVKTTLPKMTKRNTSSQEKIPIIEESMEMEEMMPAQQSTVEVQPVEMAAYPIEGNPLDSEEENDGLMDWWKNVEGWAEWNNFQEDEEEMAMEEAADRVYMAARLFVRLFNQRGASLQHCILELLALADAADYFHKKTISAAVGGGVASVAGSLTTITGLILAPFTFGASIIVTAVGIGVATAGSITSATANITDAVHSNMDRKKVEKMIQDYQEQIKDIRECMEFVQEGIDTLQEWDFEKYTQSTAKKALNHNIKHVVKEGGRAGKALMINTDKLISTVQVLGAGAGAAKAAQAISVTTGVMSALFLALDVFFLAKDSHELRKGAKTKFASKIRDVCKELQDGLLELNKVKTQLQKTMDGIEVEEYEEIQEVEEEVDDDDDDDLESDPKKLAELEQELDLMEEKLDKKIEEGKITAKEGDSKKTKEEMTKKDKVDKETENRMAAWKEKQEKEAASLKKVEEKPKTKDSKKTEREGSHRVEGKDVPGRTDTKGGEDEGKESLGKMEGSKRKPQHQQSHSGTPEGRVDVVAQRAGQERGSSGQSKMTDDIQAKDWRTETTASRDGWDTHGRSNERRGSHRSQESSRMDERTSASQRRAEEDKKQMSRIESARKKFQTGHEEHGGSSSESHRRASDKTGTDQERRGSDHRRRASDREQKHSHRGSRHPSVLPDDGYLDI, encoded by the exons ATGCCATTGACGGACGGAGGGAGGAACAGCAGCAGTAGCGAG ATGGAGCCGTGCGTGATGAAGCctgaagcaaaaaagaaaaccaagccC accAAACTGCCTCCCTGGCCTCCCGAG CCTCCAAACGATGCAGAGAAGTCGGACAAGCCCATCCCTGCGGTGCCTCCGCGACCAAAGCACAGC gaacTGAGCCAAACGCAGTATCATTTGAAAAGATTAGCCGTGGATGGTGAG GGCCAGAGAAACGTGACACAAAGGGAGACGAAGGAGAACAAAACAGAAACTCCTGTGCCCCCACCGAGACAAGCAAAGCAG GAGAGGAACCAGACAACAAGACACGTTCAAGGCAACAGTGACGACAAGCAA ATTTCTGTCAAAAGCGTGCAATCAGATGCGGCCTCTGACATCAAGAAG AGTCATTTGACTGACGACCAGGACAGAGGTGACGACATTCCGGACAAACACGCCGCATCCGCCAAACCG GGCGTCTTGAAGGGCATGATGAAGCACCTCAAGTCCACACCCAAA gttggcggcggcggtggcagtGGCGAGGCACTTCTCGATCAGAACAAGGAGGAAGCGTCTCAGGAAAAAGAACGGATGGCCAGTGACAAAGTCAAACAGGACAAAAGTGCAGAATCCAAACAA gACTTTGGGGGTCGATTTGCTGGAATGTTCCGGAAACCTCCTTTGGTGGCG GTGGGGAAAATGGACGGCGATTCGGAGGAGAGTGAAGAAGACGAGAAACAATCTTACGCTGGAATTTTCAACGGGGTGTTCAAGAAGAAACCTCCAGAAGAGGCTCAGCTGGATGAGG aggaggagcagcCTGGTCCCCGTGACGACCTGTCAGACAGCAGCGACGATCTGTCCCAGAAGGCCTCCGAG GAAAAAGGAGGATTTTTCAGCGCAATCCTCCGAAAGACTCCCAAagaggtggcacccaagcag GATTCTAAAGAGCCCCGCGATGATCTGTCGGGCAGCACAGACAGTCTGTCAGACAATAAG GAAAAAGCAGGACTATTTGGTGGATTCTTTAAGAAGGCTACCAAAGCGGCTCAGCCTGACCAG GGTGAGAGCGTGGATAAAAGGTTGTCAGCCAGCGCCGAGGATTTATCTGAGGGCAAACCA GGTCAGGACAAAGATCGAGGGCTCTTTGGCGTCTTCCAAAAAAAGACCCCCAAAGGAGAGAGAGACGCCTCACcg GACGGTGAGGAGGACAATGACAAGGAGGACAAGGGACAGGTGACCACAACGGCAGTGGGTGGGGACAATGCGGCCGAGAAGAGCGTTGCCAAG gataAAAACCTTTTCAGCAACATGTTCAAGAAGCCTCAGAAGCCTGCAGAGGGCGATAAG GAAGCGGAGGTCAAGAGTGAAGTGACGCCATCCGGAAGCACTGAGAACTTGTCCGAGAATATCCGCAAG gcgaaaaaaggaggaggcctGGCGGGCATCTTCAAAAGATCCTATAGCAACGACAACCTGCTGGATGAG GACAAGGAGAAATCATCAAGTAATGACAATTTAGCAGAAAGCACCACTGTCAAG gaaaaaagtattttcagtGGTATATTCAAGAAAGCTCCAAAAGCAGCTGACGAGGTGACACTACAG GAGTCAAACGGTGATGACAAGAAGAAGCTCTTATCTGACAGCAATGAAAAGTTGACAGAAGAAACTGGACCAAAG GAAAAGACGGGAGGTTTGGCAGGAATGTTCAGAAAGTCACCCAAACCGGCGCCACGCTCCATCGCTATCAAG GATCCTCTTAGTGATGACAATCTGGATGAAAGTGCCAAG atggATGACTTGTCAGGAGACGAACTATCAGGCACTACTGTCAATCTTGAAGCTGCAACTGCTAAG GAGAAAAAAGGAGGCTTTGCTGGCATATTCAAGAGAACGCCCAAAACCGCTGACAAACAG CAGGACAATGAAGACAACAAGGAGGACGCGGCGCCACCCTCGGGTGGCGGACTGAGACGAAGGAGGACCATCAAGAAGAAACGACGA GTTGTATCTTTCAGAGTCAAGACGACCCTTCCCAAGATGACAAAACGCAACACATCATCGCAG GAAAAGATACCCATCATTGAGGAGAGCATGGAGATGGAGGAGATGATGCCAGCACAG CAGAGCACAGTGGAGGTCCAGCCAGTGGAAATGGCAGCATACCCAATCGAAGGAAACCCTCTGGACTCTGAGGAG gaGAATGACGGCCTGATGGACTGGTGGAAAAATGTTGAAG GTTGGGCCGAGTGGAACAATTTCcaagaagatgaggaggaaat GGCAATGGAGGAGGCGGCCGACCGTGTCTACATGGCAGCGCGACTCTTTGTGCGCCTTTTCAACCAGCGGGGGGCATCCTTGCAACACTGCATCCTTGAGCTGCTGGCCCTGGCCGACGCCGCCGACTACTTCCACAAAAAGACCATATCGGCAGCCGTCGGCGGAGGCGTGGCCAGCGTGGCCGGCAGCCTGACCACCATCACGGGGCTCATCCTGGCGCCGTTCACCTTTGGCGCCTCCATCATTGTCACGGCGGTAGGCATCGGCGTGGCCACGGCGGGCAGCATCACCTCGGCCACGGCCAACATTACAGACGCGGTCCACTCCAACATGGACCGCAAGAAGGTGGAGAAGATGATCCAGGACTACCAGGAGCAGATTAAAGACATTCGCGAGTGTATGGAATTTGTGCAGGAGGGCATCGATACTCTGCAGGAGTGGGACTTTGAGAAGTACACGCAGAGTACCGCTAAGAAGGCCTTGAACCACAACATCAAACATGTGGTGAAGGAAGGCGGCCGGGCTGGCAAGGCCCTCATGATAAACACCGACAAGCTCATTAGCACTGTTCAGGTGCTGGGTGCGGGGGCTGGAGCAGCCAAGGCTGCCCAAGCCATTAGCGTCACCACAGGGGTCATGTCGGCACTCTTCCTGGCCCTTGACGTCTTCTTCCTCGCCAAGGACTCCCATGAGCTGCGCAAAGGTGCCAAGACCAAATTCGCATCCAAGATCAGGGACGTGTGCAAGGAGCTACAGGACGGCCTCCTGGAGCTCAACAAGGTCAAGACGCAGCTGCAGAAGACCATGGACGGCATCGAGGTGGAGGAGTATGAGGAGATccaggaggtggaggaggaggtggacgacgacgacgacgacgacttGGAGTCGGATCCAAAGAAGCTGGCAGAACTGGAGCAAGAGCTGGACCTCATGGAGGAAAAACTTGACAAAAAGATTGAAGAGGGCAAAATCACAGCAAAGGAAGGGGATTCTAAGAAGACCAaggaagaaatgacaaaaaaggacaaagttgACAAGGAGACAGAGAACCGAATGGCAGCTTGGAAGGAGAAGCAGGAGAAAGAAGCAGCGTCGCTTAAAAAAGTAGAGGAGAAGCCCAAAACGAAGGACAGCAAAAAGACAGAACGGGAGGGAAGCCACCGAGTTGAGGGGAAAGACGTGCCGGGAAGAACAGACACAAAGGGCGGAGAAGATGAGGGGAAAGAATCGCTGGGCAAAATGGAGGGCTCCAAAAGGAAGCCACAACATCAGCAAAGTCACAGTGGGACTCCAGAAGGAAGAGTGGATGTCGTCGCCCAGCGGGCCGGTCAGGAGAGAGGAAGCAGTGgacaaagcaaaatgactGATGACATTCAAGCAAAGGATTGGAGGACAGAAACTACAGCAAGTCGTGATGGATGGGACACTCACGGTAGAAGCAATGAACGGAGGGGCTCGCACCGGAGTCAAGAATCCAGCCGGATGGACGAGAGGACGTCTGCCAGCCAGAGGAGGGCggaggaagacaaaaaacaaatgagccGAATAGAGAGCGCCCGCAAGAAGTTCCAGACAGGCCACGAAGAGCATGGAGGTAGTAGCTCAGAGAGTCACAGAAGAGCGAGTGACAAGACAGGGACTGAccaggagaggagaggaagtGATCACAGGAGGAGAGCAAGTGACAGAGAGCAGAAACACAGTCATCGAGGTTCTCGGCATCCCAGTGTCCTGCCCGATGATGGCTATTTAGATATTTAG